CCGGCATGTCCGGCGTCGTGGCGCGGGCGTTGTACTCCACGTCCAGCGCCGCGGCGTCCATGCCGCGGTAGAGGCTCACGCGCGCGCCGCCGACCCAGGGGCGGGAACGGGCGGCTCGAAGGCCTGGACCGGCGGCAGGTTGCCCTCGAAGCGCTCCACCTCCACCACCGTCAGCTGCCCCGTGCAGCCCTGGGCGAGGCGGGAGGTGCCCACGTCCCGCGTCAGCACGTTCGGGTTGCCGTGGACGCAGAGCGGCCGCTCCTCGGCGGCATCCACCGGGTCGTACCAGGCGCCGGTGGGCAGCTGCACCACGCCGGGCATCACGCTCTCCGTCAGCGCCGCGCTCGCCAGGCAGGCGCCGCGGTCGTTGAACAGGCGCACGATGTCGCCCTCCGCGATGCCGTGCGCGGCCGCGTCCGCCGGGTTCATCCGCGCCACCTCGCGCCCGCGCCGCTTCTCCCCCGCACTGTAGCCGCCGAAGTCGAGCTGGCTGTGCAGCTTCGTGTAGGGCTGGTTCGCCACCAGCCGCAGCCCGTGCCGCGCATCCGGCACCTCCACCGGCGGCAGCCAGGCGGGGTGGCCGGGGCAGTCGTCGTAGCCGAAGCCCGCGACGGTCTCGGAGAAGATCTCCAGCTTCCCGCTCGGCGTCGGCAGAGGCGCGCCGTCCGGATCGCGCCGGAAGCGCCCGACGATGCCGCCATCATCCTCCTCCTGCGGCAGGGTCAGCTCGCCCTCGCGGAAGAATGTGTCGAAATCCGGCGCGGGCAGCCCCTTGGCTTCCAGCGCTGCCTGCGTCCGCAGGTACAGGTGCCGCAGCCAGCCCGCCGCGTCCCGCCCCTCCGTGAAGGCCTCCTCGGCGCCCCGGCGCCGCGCCAGCCCGGCGAAGATCGCGTAGTCGTCCCGCGCCTCGCCGAAGGGCTCGGCCAGACGGTGCATCGCCACCATCAGCGGGTCCGTCGCGGCCGCGCCGATGTCCTCGCGCTCCAGCGTCATCGTGCAGGGCAGCACGATGTCCGCGTGGCGGGCGGTGGCCGTCCAGGCCGTCTCGTGCACCACCAGCGTTTCTACCCGCGCGAAGGCCTCGCGCAGCCGGTTCAGGTCCTGATGGTGATGGAAGGGATTCCCGCCGGCCCAGTAGACGAGCTTGATGTCGGCGTAGTGCATCCGCTTGCCGTTGTAGTCGAAGGCCGCGCCGGGGTTCAGCAGCATGTCACTGATCCGCGCCACGGGGATGAAGTTCTTCACCCCGTTGGTGCCCTGCGGCAGGGTCGGGATCGGCACCGCGTTCTGCTGCCGCCCATAATGCGCCAGCGCCCCGAGCGCGTAGGCGTAGCCCCCGCCCGGCAGCCCGATCTGCCCGAGCATCGCCGCCAGCACCGCGCCCATCCACACGGGCTGCTCGCCGTGCTCCGCCCGCTGCAGCGCGTGCGCCATGGCAATCAGCGTGCGCCCCTGCGCCGCGCGCCGTGCCAGCTCCACGATCGTGTCGGCGGGAACGCCGCAGATCGGCGCCGCCCAATCCGCGCTCTTCGGTTGCCCGTCCTCCGTGCCCATCAGGTAGCGCTCGAACTGCGGGAAGCCCACGCAGAAGCGGTCGAGGAAGGCCGTGTCGTGCAGCCCCTCCGCCACCAGCGTGTGCGCCATGCCCAGCATCATCGCCGTGTCGGTGCCCGGCACCACCGGCAGCCACTCCGCCCCAGCCTCCTCCGGCAGGTCGCTCCGCAGCGGGGAGATGTTGATGAACCGCGCGCCACGTTCCCGCGCCCGCCGCATCGAATCCCGCTCGATGTGCCTGCTCACGCCGCCGCTCGCCACCGCCGAGTTCTTCAGCGCCATGCCGCCGAAGGCCAGCACCGTGTCCGTGTGCGCCACCACCTGCGTCCAGGTCACGCCCCGCCGCGCCACCGCGTCGAAGGGCCCGATGAAGTGCGGCAGGATCACCGCCGAGGCCCCCGCGCTGTAGGAGTTCACCGAGCGCACGTAGCCGCCGATTGACGTGTTCAGGAACCGGTGCACCTGGCTCTGCGCGTGATGGAACCGCCCCGCCGAGGACCAGCCGTAGGAGCCGCCGAACACCGCCTCCGGCCCGTGCGCCTCCTTCACCCGGCGCAGCTCGCCGGCCAGCAGGTCCAGCACCTCGTCCCAGCCCATCTCCACGAACTCATCGCGCCCGCGGCGGCGGTCCGGCCCCGGCCCGTTCTCCAGCCAGCCCCGCCGCACCATCGGCCGCGCCACCCGGGCCCGGTGGTGCAGCGCATCGGCGAAGTTGCCGAGGATGGGGGAGGGGTCGGGATCGCCAGGATGGGGCTGCACCACCAGCCGCCCATCCGCCCAGCCCGCGCGGAACACCCCCCAATGGGCGCTGTGGTTCCGCAGATCGGTCCTCTCGGGCGCTTCGCTCATCGGGCTACCTCTCCCGGCGACGGGCGCAGCCCTCCGCCTTGCTTCATTGAATGAAATGCGTTTTATTGAATGAACTCTCCGGGACCGCTTCCGCGACGTCAAGCGGAGACCGAAAGGGACAACCCCGCCATCATGGCCAACCCGGCACCGGCCACCAAGCCCCCTTCCGGCGTGCTGGACCGCGCCCTCCTCGTCCTCGCCTGCCTCACCAACGACCGGCCGCGCCTGCACCTGCGCGAGCTCGCCGCCCTGACCGGCCTGGACAAGGCCACGCTCCTCCGCATCCTCGGGACCTACATCGCCCACGGCTATCTCCGGCGCGAACCCGACGGCCGCTACGCCCCTGGCCCCGCCCCCCTGCGCCTGGCCGCGCTCTACGCCGCCACCCGCGACATCACCGCCCGCCTCATGCCCGTCCTCCAGGCCGTGATGGAGCGCACCGGCGAGAGCGCCGCCTTCTACGAGCGCGACGGCGACGACCGCCTCTGCCTCTGCCGCGTCAACGCCCCCCGCTCGCTCCGCCACCAGGTCGAAACCGGCGAGCGCCTGCCCCTCTCCGCCGGCGGCGCCGCCGCCCACGTGCTGCTCGCCGGGACCGGAGGCGCCACGCCCCTGGCCGGGGAACTGCAACACCAGGGCTGGCTCTCCACCGCCGGGGAGCGCGACCCCGGCCTCGCCTCCATCGCCATCCCCGTCCGGGAGAACGACGGCACCTTCCTCGGCGCCCTCGTCGTCAGCGGCCCGATCAGCCGCCAGAGCGCGGAGGGCTTCGCCGAAGCGCGGGCGATCGCGTCGGCCTTGCTGCGGGAACAGGGATTCGGGGATTGAGCTGACGGTCCGTGGCCAGGGAGAGGAAGAAGGAATTCTTCCTCTCCCCGGACCCCTCACCATCATCTTCTTCTCGGCTTTGGGGAAGAACCCTGCTGACGGTGCGCCTCGGGTCCATGACCCGAGGCGACTGCAAGGGCAGGATCGGCCCCATACGCAGAGACACCATCGTAGAACGGCATGGCGGCAGCCCGATGGGAATCCAAGGGCCTCAGGCCCTTGGCGGGGGTTCCAGGGGGCGGCGCCCCCTGGTTCCGGACCGATCAGAACAGCCGCAGCAAGCGGTCGAGGTAGTCCAGCTCGGTCGTCGGCCGTTCCCGCTCCGCCAGCCGGCGGCGCAGCTCTTCCTGAAGGCGGCGGGTGCGCAGGATTTCCGCCTCGTCGGGCACGCGGGTGTCGCCGCCCTCCTCGGCCGTGCCCGTGCCCTCGCGCAGGCGGCGGCCCAGGGGATCGCGGCCCTCGCCGTTCTGGGCCATCTGGTCCTGGCCCTGGCCACCCTGCTCCCCGCCCTCGGCCATGGCGTCGCCCTGGCCCTCGCCCTCGCCTTCCTGGCCCTCGCCGGGCTCGCCCTGGTCGGGGCGGCCGAACTGGCGCTGCATGCGCTGGGCCATTTGGCGGCCGCCCTCGGAGAGCTCGCGGATGGCGCGCTCCTGGTGGGGGCGGGGATCGGTGCCGCCGGCCAGGGCCTCGGCGCTCTCGCGCATGGCCTGGTCGGCGCGGCCGAGCGGGGCGGGCACCTCGCCGGTCAGGTCGCCCTGCTGCTGCATCAGCTCGCCCAGGGCACGGCGCAGGGCGCGCTGGGTGCGGGCGTCGGCGGCGGGGGGCGGTGCGGCGGAGGGGGGCTCGGGCGGCGGCGGGTTGCGGTTCCAGGGATAGTTGGGGCGGCGCGCCTGCTCCCGCCGGGTGGCGTCGGATTCGGATCGCTGGTGGGCGCCGTCCAGCAGGCGTGATTCGCGGCGCACCATGTCCTGGATCACGCCCATCTGCTGCTGGCCGCGCTCGCGGCGCTGGCGGCGCTCCTCCCGCTGGTTCTCGGCCATGCGGCCGTTCTCCAGATCCTCCAGCATCCGCTCCAGCTCGGCCAACTCGCGCTCGGCGTCCTCGGGGCGGTCCTGGCGGTTCTGCTCGCGCATGCGGTCGGTGCGGCGCTCGGCCTCGCGCTGCTCCTGCTGGCGGGCGCGGGGGCGGGGGGCGGCGGGGTCCTCGCCGTTCTCGCGCTGCAGTCGCTCGGCCAGGGCGTCGAGGTGGCGGCGCACGGCCTCGCGCAGCTCCTGGATGCGGCGGTCCGTCTCCTCTCGCTGCGCATCGCGCTCGGTCTCGCGGCGCTCGGCCTCGCGTTGCGCCTGCTGCCTCTCCTGCTGGCGGGCCGCGTTGTCCCGGTTCTCGCCCGGGGGCTGCTGGCGGTTCTCGTCGCGGGCGGCGTCCTGCTGCCGCTGGGTCTCCTGCCGCTCGGCCTCGCGCCGGGCCTCCTCCTGCCGCTGGCTCTCCCGCTGGTTCTCCCGCTGGGCCTCGGCGCGCTCGCGCTCCTGCCGCTCCCGCTCGCGCAGGGCCTCGCGCAGGCGCTCGCGCGTCTCGGCCAGGGCGCGGGCCGTGCGGTCGGCGCGGCCCTCCTCCAGGGCCAGCGCCGTGTCCCACATGGTCTGCTGCGCCTCGCCCACCGCCTCGGGGCGCTGGTCCTCCAGCCGCCCGCGGGCGGAGCGCAGGGCCAGGGCAGTGGCCGTGTCGTTCTCGAAGGCCTGGGGCTGCTCGGAGAGCCGGTCCAGCCCCTCCATCGCCCGCCCGCGCGCGCCGGGATCGAGTGAGAGGCCCTTCCGCAGCAGCACCAGCCCGCGCGCCACGGGGTGGTTGAAGCCCCGCTCCGGCAGGGTGAGCGCCACCTCCTCGGACCGCCCCTCCTGCGCGGCGCCGTCCCGCGCCAGCAGGCGCATCCGCACGGGCAGCCCGGCCCAGGGATGGGCGGAGAGGTCGGGCTGCGCCACCCCGCGCGGCGCCTTCGGCGCGCCGGCCGGAACGGGAAGGTCGATGGAGAGGGCCGGCGCCTCGGGCCGGGCCGCCAACCGGATCTCCGCGAGGGCGGAGGCCACGCCCCAGTCATCCTCGGCGCGCCAGGGAATGCGCGTAGCGAGGCCGCGCGCCGCCCCGGCCGGGGGCTCGGCGAAGGCGATCCGCGGCGGGGCGTCCGCCTGTACGGTAACCGTCCAGCCCGCCACCTCCGCCCCGCCCTGGCGGATGAGGAGGCGGCCGCCCGCATCCAGCACCGCCTCCGCGCTGTGGCTGCCGGAGCCGAGGGGCTGGAAGGCGGCCAGCGGCGCGTCGTCGCGCAGCAGCTCCGGCGCCGTGCCCACGGCGGGGCCGCCGGAGAGCACGGCGCGCATCCGGCTGCCTGCCGGCACCGTCACGCCCCCACCGGCAGGGTCGAGGAAGACCGGCGGGGCACCGGTATAGGCGGGCGGGGTCACCCAGGCTTCCAGCTTCGCGGCCAGGGGCGGCACGGCGGCGGGGCCCTCGGGCCAGAGGGCGCGGCGGAGCCGCTCCGGCGCCTC
This genomic window from Pararoseomonas sp. SCSIO 73927 contains:
- a CDS encoding molybdopterin guanine dinucleotide-containing S/N-oxide reductase, which codes for MSEAPERTDLRNHSAHWGVFRAGWADGRLVVQPHPGDPDPSPILGNFADALHHRARVARPMVRRGWLENGPGPDRRRGRDEFVEMGWDEVLDLLAGELRRVKEAHGPEAVFGGSYGWSSAGRFHHAQSQVHRFLNTSIGGYVRSVNSYSAGASAVILPHFIGPFDAVARRGVTWTQVVAHTDTVLAFGGMALKNSAVASGGVSRHIERDSMRRARERGARFINISPLRSDLPEEAGAEWLPVVPGTDTAMMLGMAHTLVAEGLHDTAFLDRFCVGFPQFERYLMGTEDGQPKSADWAAPICGVPADTIVELARRAAQGRTLIAMAHALQRAEHGEQPVWMGAVLAAMLGQIGLPGGGYAYALGALAHYGRQQNAVPIPTLPQGTNGVKNFIPVARISDMLLNPGAAFDYNGKRMHYADIKLVYWAGGNPFHHHQDLNRLREAFARVETLVVHETAWTATARHADIVLPCTMTLEREDIGAAATDPLMVAMHRLAEPFGEARDDYAIFAGLARRRGAEEAFTEGRDAAGWLRHLYLRTQAALEAKGLPAPDFDTFFREGELTLPQEEDDGGIVGRFRRDPDGAPLPTPSGKLEIFSETVAGFGYDDCPGHPAWLPPVEVPDARHGLRLVANQPYTKLHSQLDFGGYSAGEKRRGREVARMNPADAAAHGIAEGDIVRLFNDRGACLASAALTESVMPGVVQLPTGAWYDPVDAAEERPLCVHGNPNVLTRDVGTSRLAQGCTGQLTVVEVERFEGNLPPVQAFEPPVPAPGSAARA
- a CDS encoding helix-turn-helix domain-containing protein, whose amino-acid sequence is MANPAPATKPPSGVLDRALLVLACLTNDRPRLHLRELAALTGLDKATLLRILGTYIAHGYLRREPDGRYAPGPAPLRLAALYAATRDITARLMPVLQAVMERTGESAAFYERDGDDRLCLCRVNAPRSLRHQVETGERLPLSAGGAAAHVLLAGTGGATPLAGELQHQGWLSTAGERDPGLASIAIPVRENDGTFLGALVVSGPISRQSAEGFAEARAIASALLREQGFGD
- a CDS encoding DUF4175 family protein, coding for MLRRLGRLRARARAALLWESLWPRAWPALGVVGVFLVLALSGLFLFLSPLAHLTLLAVLIAALVLALIRGARGFTRPGNDAADRRLERSSGLSHRPLATLLDRPAGGDAAAQALWRAHQAREAARIKALRVGTPRPGLAARDPRALRTGLAVALVAAGVMAGGEAPERLRRALWPEGPAAVPPLAAKLEAWVTPPAYTGAPPVFLDPAGGGVTVPAGSRMRAVLSGGPAVGTAPELLRDDAPLAAFQPLGSGSHSAEAVLDAGGRLLIRQGGAEVAGWTVTVQADAPPRIAFAEPPAGAARGLATRIPWRAEDDWGVASALAEIRLAARPEAPALSIDLPVPAGAPKAPRGVAQPDLSAHPWAGLPVRMRLLARDGAAQEGRSEEVALTLPERGFNHPVARGLVLLRKGLSLDPGARGRAMEGLDRLSEQPQAFENDTATALALRSARGRLEDQRPEAVGEAQQTMWDTALALEEGRADRTARALAETRERLREALRERERQERERAEAQRENQRESQRQEEARREAERQETQRQQDAARDENRQQPPGENRDNAARQQERQQAQREAERRETERDAQREETDRRIQELREAVRRHLDALAERLQRENGEDPAAPRPRARQQEQREAERRTDRMREQNRQDRPEDAERELAELERMLEDLENGRMAENQREERRQRRERGQQQMGVIQDMVRRESRLLDGAHQRSESDATRREQARRPNYPWNRNPPPPEPPSAAPPPAADARTQRALRRALGELMQQQGDLTGEVPAPLGRADQAMRESAEALAGGTDPRPHQERAIRELSEGGRQMAQRMQRQFGRPDQGEPGEGQEGEGEGQGDAMAEGGEQGGQGQDQMAQNGEGRDPLGRRLREGTGTAEEGGDTRVPDEAEILRTRRLQEELRRRLAERERPTTELDYLDRLLRLF